The following coding sequences are from one Triticum dicoccoides isolate Atlit2015 ecotype Zavitan chromosome 4A, WEW_v2.0, whole genome shotgun sequence window:
- the LOC119284597 gene encoding uncharacterized protein LOC119284597: protein MPPPPSALTASAAASSFLRSLPPPNLPAHATLRPNPSLRRSAGHSRVVARASASGAAGAEAETVFFDGGAHYGDLAANLVLGLTLLWLPLTLASVSRALLLRYRFTSRRVTVISGLSGDDRTDFPYSSVREVVVVPRFIGEWGDIVITLKDGTKVDLRSVPRFREVADYCRKMAAAEGGLVAR from the coding sequence ATGCCGCCTCCGCCGTCCGCCCTCACCGCCTCCGCCGCGGCGTCCTCCTTCCTCCGCTCGCTGCCTCCTCCGAACCTCCCCGCCCACGCCACCCTCCGACCAAACCCATCCCTCAGACGCTCAGCAGGCCACTCCCGCGTGGTCGCGCGGGCCTCTGCGTCCGGCGCCGCCGGCGCCGAGGCCGAGACGGTGTTCTTCGACGGCGGCGCGCACTACGGCGACCTGGCGGCGAACCTCGTCCTCGGCCTGACCCTGCTGTGGTTGCCGCTGACCCTCGCCTCCGTGtcccgcgcgctcctcctccggtaCCGCTTCACCTCCCGCCGCGTGACCGTCATCTCCGGGCTCTCCGGCGACGACCGCACGGACTTCCCCTACTCGTCGGtgagggaggtggtggtcgtgccgCGGTTCATCGGCGAGTGGGGCGACATCGTCATCACGCTCAAGGACGGCACCAAGGTCGACCTCCGGAGCGTGCCCAGGTTCCGCGAGGTCGCCGACTACTGCCGCAAAATGGCCGCCGCCGAGGGCGGGCTCGTGGCCCGGTGA